In Spirochaetota bacterium, a single genomic region encodes these proteins:
- a CDS encoding aldehyde dehydrogenase — protein sequence MNPDVKKTIADQRVFFLSGATKDVVFRIKALKRFAEAIHDQEEALYEAFRLDFRKPPFEVYSTEIAQVLEEISFAVRHLASWAAAECVPTHFSIAPGRSTVIKEPYGTVLIIAPWNYPFMLLLSPFVGAIAAGNTAMMKTAPASANVSAVIRRIIEAAFPREHAAVFEGHRDVNKALLAERYDYIFFTGGEATGRVVMEAAAKHLTPLTLELGGKSPCIVLSDIDVRVTARRIVWGKFINAGQTCIAPDYLLVARSVKETLIEAIRNEITRMYGEPKKSPDYPRIINKEQYDRLVSYLAQGEVLCGGETIDDERYIAPTLIAPSSVAVPLMQEEVFGPILPVIEISGIEDAIAFVAGREKPLALYLFTRKRSEQRRIIRELSFGGGTFNDTVLHIANVHLPFGGVGFSGMGAYHGKTGFDTFTHRKGILTKPFVFDVPLRYPPYTKWVHRLVKFIFG from the coding sequence ATGAATCCGGACGTAAAAAAGACGATCGCCGATCAACGGGTGTTCTTTCTATCCGGGGCGACGAAGGATGTAGTATTCCGCATCAAAGCGCTTAAGCGATTCGCAGAGGCGATACACGATCAGGAAGAGGCGCTCTACGAAGCGTTTCGCCTCGATTTCAGAAAGCCGCCGTTCGAGGTGTACAGTACGGAGATAGCGCAGGTACTTGAAGAGATATCGTTCGCCGTGCGGCATCTCGCTTCCTGGGCCGCCGCTGAGTGCGTGCCGACACATTTCTCAATAGCGCCGGGGCGTTCGACCGTCATCAAGGAGCCCTACGGCACCGTGCTCATCATTGCACCGTGGAATTATCCGTTCATGCTGCTCCTTTCGCCGTTCGTCGGCGCGATAGCCGCGGGCAACACCGCGATGATGAAGACCGCGCCGGCAAGTGCGAACGTTTCCGCCGTCATTCGCCGCATCATCGAAGCGGCGTTCCCGCGTGAGCATGCAGCCGTGTTCGAGGGGCATCGCGATGTCAATAAAGCGCTGCTTGCGGAGCGATACGACTATATCTTTTTTACCGGCGGCGAGGCTACCGGGCGTGTCGTCATGGAGGCGGCGGCGAAACATCTCACGCCGCTCACGCTCGAGCTTGGCGGCAAAAGCCCCTGCATCGTACTCTCCGATATCGATGTCCGGGTGACGGCACGGCGCATCGTCTGGGGAAAATTCATCAATGCAGGGCAGACATGCATAGCACCGGATTATCTCCTCGTTGCACGATCGGTGAAGGAAACACTGATCGAAGCGATCCGTAATGAGATAACCCGTATGTACGGTGAACCGAAAAAAAGCCCCGATTATCCCCGCATTATCAATAAAGAGCAGTACGATCGCCTCGTGTCGTACCTCGCGCAGGGGGAGGTGCTTTGCGGCGGTGAAACGATCGACGATGAACGCTATATCGCACCGACGCTCATCGCCCCTTCGTCGGTCGCGGTGCCGCTCATGCAAGAGGAGGTGTTCGGGCCGATACTGCCAGTGATAGAAATCAGTGGTATTGAAGACGCAATAGCATTCGTCGCTGGGCGCGAGAAACCGCTCGCGCTCTATCTTTTCACGCGGAAGCGAAGCGAACAGAGGCGCATCATACGCGAGCTTTCCTTCGGCGGCGGGACGTTCAACGACACCGTGCTCCATATTGCGAATGTCCATCTCCCTTTCGGCGGTGTGGGCTTCAGCGGCATGGGTGCGTATCACGGGAAGACCGGTTTCGATACGTTCACGCATCGCAAAGGCATACTGACGAAACCGTTCGTATTCGATGTGCCGCTCCGCTACCCGCCGTATACGAAATGGGTGCATCGGCTGGTGAAATTTATTTTTGGGTGA
- a CDS encoding agmatine deiminase family protein, whose amino-acid sequence MSPVSPRRWPAEWERHSHTLLAWPVTGLDWPGKYEAFQHAFADLVRLIAEREQVLIAAASAKHSTAIRKLLIKAHADTSKVSFITQSLDRTWMRDESPVFVKNGDMTEAIHFRFNGWAKYPNHKRDQKLPAAVTKALRMERTEAMYNDRHVVLEGGGIDGNGKGTMLTTEECFLHPKVQVRNPGFTKDDYAAVFRDYLGVQNIIWLKNGIAGDDTHGHVDDLCRFIDERTIVLCREANVREKNYRALEENIERLADARLEDGSKPRIAYLPMPKPLYYDDLRLPASYANFIFVGDALFVPTFNDANDRIALGILAELMPARTVIGVHAIDIVWGLGTLHCLSHEIPA is encoded by the coding sequence ATGTCACCAGTATCGCCCCGGCGCTGGCCTGCCGAGTGGGAACGCCATTCGCATACGCTGCTTGCGTGGCCGGTTACCGGCCTTGACTGGCCCGGGAAATACGAGGCATTCCAGCATGCATTCGCCGATCTCGTTCGGCTCATAGCCGAGCGCGAGCAGGTGCTGATAGCCGCTGCGTCCGCGAAGCACAGCACGGCGATCAGGAAGCTCCTTATTAAAGCGCATGCCGATACCAGCAAGGTGAGTTTCATCACACAGTCGCTCGATCGCACGTGGATGCGCGATGAATCGCCCGTGTTCGTGAAGAACGGGGATATGACCGAGGCGATACATTTCCGGTTCAATGGATGGGCGAAATATCCGAACCACAAGCGCGATCAGAAGCTTCCCGCGGCGGTCACGAAAGCGCTCCGCATGGAAAGAACAGAAGCGATGTACAATGATCGGCATGTCGTACTTGAGGGCGGCGGTATCGACGGTAACGGTAAAGGGACGATGCTCACCACCGAGGAATGTTTTCTGCATCCGAAGGTACAGGTCCGCAATCCCGGTTTCACAAAGGACGATTATGCCGCCGTGTTCCGCGACTATCTCGGCGTACAGAACATCATCTGGCTTAAGAACGGTATTGCGGGCGATGATACGCACGGCCATGTCGATGACCTCTGCCGTTTTATCGACGAACGGACGATAGTGCTCTGCCGCGAGGCGAATGTACGCGAGAAGAACTACCGTGCGCTCGAGGAGAATATAGAGCGCCTTGCCGATGCGCGGCTGGAAGACGGATCGAAGCCGAGGATAGCATATCTTCCCATGCCCAAGCCGCTCTACTACGACGACCTGCGGCTTCCCGCGAGCTATGCGAATTTCATCTTTGTCGGCGACGCGCTCTTCGTTCCCACGTTCAACGATGCGAATGACCGTATAGCCCTCGGCATACTTGCTGAGCTCATGCCCGCGCGCACCGTCATCGGTGTACACGCAATAGACATCGTCTGGGGCCTCGGCACGCTTCACTGTTTAAGTCATGAGATCCCGGCATAG
- a CDS encoding carbon-nitrogen hydrolase: MKKASRSGQQPLFTAGIIQMAFSKEIADNMKKASSWVTKAAREGAQVICLPELYRSQYFCQTENADYFDLAEPVNGPSLRHFSPLARTLKAVIIVPFFERRAAGVYHNSALIIDANGKLAGLYRKMHIPDDPNYYEKFYFTPGDIGFRAFDTAYGRIGTLICWDQWYPEAARLTAMQGAAMLCYPTAIGWHPAEKKAHGAAQRDAWMTVQRGHAVANGIYVAAANRIGFERPVKEVSGLEFWGSSFIADPQGVIIAEASTDKEEILIADIDLSHMETIRRNWPFFRDRRIDAFSDITKRFND; encoded by the coding sequence ATGAAAAAAGCGAGCCGAAGCGGACAGCAGCCACTATTCACCGCAGGCATCATACAGATGGCGTTCTCGAAAGAGATCGCTGACAACATGAAGAAGGCCTCGTCATGGGTGACGAAGGCCGCACGCGAAGGGGCGCAGGTGATATGCCTCCCCGAACTTTACCGCTCGCAGTATTTCTGTCAGACCGAGAATGCCGACTATTTCGACCTTGCAGAACCGGTGAATGGGCCGTCGTTGCGTCATTTCTCGCCCCTTGCCCGCACACTGAAGGCGGTGATAATTGTTCCGTTCTTCGAACGCCGCGCGGCGGGAGTCTATCATAACAGCGCGCTTATCATCGATGCGAACGGGAAGCTCGCCGGGCTTTACCGAAAGATGCATATACCCGACGATCCGAACTATTATGAAAAGTTCTATTTCACACCGGGCGATATCGGCTTTCGCGCTTTCGATACCGCGTACGGGCGCATCGGAACGCTCATATGCTGGGACCAGTGGTATCCGGAGGCGGCACGGCTTACCGCCATGCAGGGGGCGGCAATGCTCTGCTATCCCACCGCCATCGGCTGGCACCCCGCCGAGAAGAAGGCGCACGGAGCGGCGCAGCGCGATGCGTGGATGACCGTGCAACGCGGGCATGCGGTGGCCAACGGCATCTATGTGGCGGCGGCAAACCGCATCGGTTTCGAACGACCGGTGAAAGAGGTATCGGGTCTTGAGTTCTGGGGAAGTTCCTTCATCGCCGATCCGCAGGGCGTCATTATCGCTGAGGCATCGACCGATAAGGAAGAGATACTCATCGCCGATATCGATCTTTCGCATATGGAAACGATACGCCGCAACTGGCCGTTCTTCCGCGACCGGCGCATCGATGCGTTCTCCGACATCACCAAACGGTTCAACGACTGA
- the pta gene encoding phosphate acetyltransferase, producing MYIETIKAKAKSLQKKVVLPEGTDPRPLKAAEMLNKDRTMKEVVIIGNPDAVNKLAKENGTAMGDVTIIDPKTAPEREQYIDHLFERRKAKGMTKDQARDLIEDQPLFFGAAQVATGRVDGMVAGCIHPTADTIRSTLYCVGLKPGNKTISSFFIMIHPDTSFFNQGVFMYADCGVVPNPTAEQLADIAEASAASYKQLVADDPRVALLSFSTMGSGQDPIVDKVIAAKKILDERKPWFPFDGELQFDAAMIPDIGKRKAPKSLVAGNGNVFIFPDLNAGNICYKVTERLAKCAALGPILQGGAKPINDLSRGCSAKDIAEIAYITALQA from the coding sequence ATGTACATTGAAACGATCAAAGCAAAGGCAAAGTCACTTCAGAAGAAAGTGGTCCTCCCCGAGGGTACCGATCCGCGGCCGCTCAAAGCCGCCGAAATGCTCAACAAAGACAGGACGATGAAGGAAGTCGTCATTATCGGCAATCCCGATGCGGTGAATAAGCTCGCAAAAGAGAATGGCACCGCAATGGGCGATGTTACCATTATCGATCCGAAAACAGCGCCGGAGCGCGAGCAGTACATCGACCATCTTTTCGAACGGCGCAAAGCAAAAGGGATGACAAAGGACCAGGCACGCGATCTCATCGAGGATCAGCCGCTTTTCTTCGGCGCGGCGCAGGTAGCGACCGGACGTGTGGACGGCATGGTGGCCGGCTGCATACATCCCACCGCCGATACGATACGCTCGACACTTTATTGCGTCGGCCTTAAGCCCGGCAACAAAACGATATCGAGCTTTTTCATCATGATACACCCGGACACATCGTTCTTCAATCAAGGCGTGTTCATGTACGCCGACTGCGGCGTCGTCCCCAATCCGACAGCCGAACAACTCGCCGACATTGCCGAGGCATCGGCCGCGTCGTACAAGCAGCTTGTCGCCGATGACCCGCGCGTGGCGCTCCTTTCGTTCTCTACCATGGGGAGCGGCCAGGACCCCATCGTCGATAAGGTCATCGCTGCGAAGAAGATACTCGACGAGCGCAAGCCGTGGTTCCCCTTCGACGGCGAGCTTCAATTCGACGCAGCGATGATACCCGACATCGGCAAGCGCAAAGCCCCGAAATCGCTTGTCGCGGGCAACGGGAATGTGTTCATTTTCCCGGACTTGAACGCAGGCAATATCTGTTACAAGGTGACCGAACGCCTCGCCAAATGCGCAGCCCTCGGCCCGATACTGCAGGGCGGGGCGAAACCGATCAACGATCTCTCACGCGGCTGTTCGGCGAAGGACATTGCTGAGATAGCGTATATCACGGCGCTGCAGGCGTAG
- a CDS encoding DUF559 domain-containing protein has product MTRESTVRARRLRADQTSTEVILWEHLWNRRLGGLKFTRQHTIRYIEDGKPYYFIADFYCARRKLCVEIDGSIHNDQKTYDCIRSSLMAQFGIRTIRFSNDEVLENVDAVLKMINRNTSAPLPLSHFPVREGKGQGGMG; this is encoded by the coding sequence ATGACTAGAGAGTCTACCGTACGAGCACGCCGCTTACGGGCGGATCAAACAAGCACTGAGGTCATATTATGGGAGCATCTTTGGAACAGAAGGCTTGGCGGATTGAAATTCACACGGCAACACACGATTCGATATATAGAAGACGGCAAGCCGTACTATTTTATTGCTGATTTTTACTGCGCACGACGAAAGTTATGCGTTGAGATTGACGGGTCGATCCACAATGACCAGAAAACGTATGACTGCATACGAAGCTCGTTAATGGCGCAATTCGGTATTCGCACCATTCGCTTTTCGAACGATGAAGTTCTGGAAAATGTCGATGCTGTTCTAAAAATGATTAATAGAAATACATCCGCTCCCCTTCCCCTCTCTCACTTCCCTGTGAGAGAGGGGAAGGGGCAGGGGGGGATGGGGTGA
- the thiL gene encoding thiamine-phosphate kinase, producing the protein MTLSEFQLIHKIKSLLPADNTNLGIGDDCAVIKGAPYDTLVTTDILAEDVHFKLDYYSFADVGYKSCIVNASDILAMGGEVTGFFVSIAVPKKLTDENILDFYAGFKEAMLPFGVTILGGDTTSSPSGFFISITAVGRVPTGKALLRSGAKAGDNIYVLGRLGESAYGLHLLLDKGVRDRNDTFVKAHLRPRLFPNEWRKIREGCTITAAIDVSDGLFADLGHILEESRSGAEIDIDGDAWAPVSGLLSAGITKDEALGYIRSGGEDYALLFTSPDRVDGALAIGRIIDEAGLYRRTPGGRLRLEAKGYKHF; encoded by the coding sequence ATGACCCTCTCTGAATTCCAACTCATACACAAGATCAAATCCCTCCTCCCTGCCGACAACACCAATCTAGGCATCGGCGACGACTGCGCCGTCATCAAAGGCGCTCCCTACGATACGCTCGTCACCACAGACATTCTCGCCGAGGACGTGCACTTCAAACTCGACTATTATTCGTTCGCGGACGTAGGTTATAAATCCTGCATCGTGAACGCAAGCGACATACTTGCCATGGGCGGCGAGGTGACAGGATTCTTCGTATCCATCGCCGTGCCGAAAAAGCTTACTGATGAGAACATCCTCGATTTCTACGCCGGTTTCAAGGAAGCGATGCTGCCCTTCGGCGTGACTATTCTCGGCGGCGACACGACATCGTCACCGTCGGGTTTCTTCATTTCGATAACCGCGGTGGGGCGTGTCCCAACGGGAAAGGCGCTCCTTCGAAGCGGCGCGAAAGCAGGCGATAATATCTACGTGCTCGGACGTCTCGGTGAAAGCGCGTACGGGCTTCATCTCCTCCTCGACAAAGGCGTGCGCGACAGGAACGATACGTTCGTTAAAGCGCATCTGCGTCCGCGGCTCTTCCCCAACGAGTGGCGGAAAATCCGCGAGGGGTGTACAATAACAGCAGCTATCGATGTGAGCGACGGACTTTTCGCCGACCTCGGTCATATTCTTGAAGAGAGCAGATCGGGCGCGGAGATCGATATCGATGGCGATGCATGGGCGCCGGTAAGCGGTCTTCTGAGCGCAGGCATCACCAAGGATGAAGCGCTCGGGTACATCCGTAGCGGCGGCGAGGATTACGCGCTTTTATTCACATCGCCCGATCGCGTGGACGGTGCGCTTGCCATCGGACGCATCATCGATGAGGCGGGGCTTTACCGGAGAACGCCGGGAGGGCGGCTACGGCTGGAAGCAAAAGGGTATAAGCACTTTTAG
- a CDS encoding secondary thiamine-phosphate synthase enzyme YjbQ: MVKRGKIMIKTEGFLDFVNLTPDIVNELKALEVRDGNALVFCAGSTAAITSAEFEPGMKRDVKKYFNKLFPSTDDYAHNIIANDDNGASHLLSAIIKPSFVFPVVDGSPILGRWQQIVFIECDMRARTREILLSITE, encoded by the coding sequence ATGGTTAAGCGCGGAAAGATCATGATCAAGACCGAGGGGTTCCTGGATTTCGTCAATCTCACGCCGGACATCGTCAACGAGCTGAAGGCGCTCGAAGTACGCGACGGCAACGCCCTTGTCTTCTGTGCGGGGTCAACCGCGGCGATAACGAGCGCGGAGTTCGAACCGGGCATGAAGCGCGATGTGAAAAAGTATTTCAACAAGCTCTTCCCGAGCACCGATGATTATGCGCACAACATCATCGCGAACGACGACAACGGCGCAAGCCATCTCCTCTCAGCGATAATAAAACCGAGCTTCGTGTTCCCCGTGGTTGACGGATCGCCGATACTCGGTCGCTGGCAGCAGATAGTCTTCATCGAATGCGATATGCGTGCGCGTACGCGCGAGATACTTCTCTCGATAACGGAGTAG
- the cmk gene encoding (d)CMP kinase has protein sequence MTDIVTLDGPAGSGKSTAAKRLARALGYEYLDTGATYRCVTLYFLRNNIALTDAAIPDVMKKIDIRFASGHVFLNDEDVSDEIRTKPVNDNVSPVSTIPSVRESLVDLQRRIAAGGKYVIDGRDIGTVVFPDARYKFYIDASVDERARRRHAEEAAKGFSSSVEDVKKNVMERDRIDSSRAHSPLAKAKDAYYVDTTGMSIDEVVAAVRAVIDEKRDGTMERHDEEKRELSPEELEFRKALEGEGETKTARGEIITAHVMQVDDTHVYVSLGGKSEGKIKLHEFRTPPDVGAAVAVMILTGENNAGESVVSKLAADRIRSRDVVDAAFANASNVRGVVKSAVKGGFIVSVGGLEGFCPRSHIDTKRNIEEKEYIDQEYDFRIIENKGRDLVVSRRKVLDEIADFTIGNFFEHLSVGDVIRGTVKNIESFGIFVEVVPGLDGFLAFSNIAWDKVKEPTKALKKGEVREFKVLNVDREKRKIDLGIKQLSDDPWNDFVASHKAEDVVSGEVTSIKEFGAFIRVFTGVEGLAHISELSWAKHVEHPKDVVKVGDFVECMILSIDNENRKLSLGLKQVKPNPWDNAAKLFPSGTIIECTVKKIFRNYAVLGISDDLEGTIDVSDFDWKNAVVNIDNIIKEGETVKVKVLSVDGTARKIKLGIKHLSENPWAEFKKAHPIGSPIDGVVVNVIESGAIVKLTDDIEGFVHVSQLDVKRTENAADAVKVGETYSFSIKAIEADKRRVSLSRKDYFNAMEKKDAEKYLSKVDPNTMTYSFADKLKHLEK, from the coding sequence ATGACCGATATTGTCACGCTCGACGGCCCCGCCGGTTCGGGGAAAAGCACGGCAGCAAAACGCCTCGCCAGAGCGCTCGGGTACGAATACCTCGACACGGGTGCCACCTACCGCTGTGTGACGCTCTATTTTCTGCGCAACAATATCGCCCTCACCGATGCCGCCATTCCCGATGTCATGAAAAAGATCGATATCCGCTTCGCCTCCGGGCATGTGTTCCTGAACGATGAGGACGTGAGCGATGAGATACGTACCAAGCCCGTCAATGACAATGTATCGCCGGTCTCGACGATACCCTCCGTGCGTGAATCGCTTGTTGACCTCCAGCGGCGCATCGCGGCTGGAGGGAAGTACGTGATAGACGGAAGGGATATCGGCACCGTGGTGTTCCCGGACGCGCGGTATAAATTCTATATCGATGCAAGCGTTGACGAGCGCGCGCGGCGCCGCCATGCGGAAGAGGCGGCGAAGGGTTTTTCGAGCAGTGTTGAGGACGTGAAGAAGAACGTAATGGAACGCGACAGGATAGACAGCTCTCGCGCCCATAGTCCGCTCGCGAAGGCGAAGGACGCATATTACGTTGACACCACGGGGATGTCCATCGACGAGGTCGTTGCGGCAGTACGTGCGGTCATCGATGAAAAACGGGATGGTACCATGGAACGGCACGACGAAGAAAAGCGCGAACTTTCGCCCGAGGAGCTCGAATTCCGCAAGGCGCTCGAGGGCGAAGGCGAAACGAAGACGGCACGCGGGGAGATAATAACCGCGCACGTCATGCAGGTGGACGACACCCACGTCTATGTGAGCCTGGGCGGAAAGTCCGAGGGGAAGATAAAGCTCCACGAATTCCGCACGCCGCCCGATGTGGGCGCCGCGGTTGCAGTGATGATACTTACGGGTGAGAACAATGCGGGGGAATCGGTGGTATCGAAACTGGCCGCCGACCGCATACGCTCGCGCGATGTGGTTGATGCGGCGTTCGCCAACGCATCCAATGTCCGCGGTGTGGTGAAGAGCGCGGTGAAGGGCGGCTTCATTGTTTCCGTCGGCGGGCTTGAGGGGTTCTGTCCGCGCTCGCACATCGATACGAAAAGGAATATCGAGGAAAAAGAGTATATCGATCAGGAATATGATTTTCGCATCATCGAAAATAAGGGCCGCGATCTCGTCGTGTCGCGCCGCAAGGTCCTTGACGAAATAGCGGATTTCACTATCGGCAATTTCTTCGAGCATCTCTCCGTGGGCGATGTGATACGCGGCACGGTGAAGAACATCGAGAGCTTCGGCATATTCGTGGAAGTGGTGCCCGGCCTCGACGGTTTTCTCGCCTTCTCGAACATCGCATGGGACAAGGTGAAGGAGCCGACCAAGGCTCTCAAGAAGGGCGAGGTGCGCGAGTTCAAGGTGCTCAATGTCGATCGTGAGAAACGTAAGATCGATCTCGGCATCAAGCAGCTCTCCGATGATCCGTGGAATGATTTCGTCGCGTCCCACAAGGCCGAGGATGTCGTTTCCGGCGAGGTCACATCGATAAAGGAATTCGGCGCGTTCATACGCGTGTTCACCGGCGTTGAAGGGCTCGCCCATATCAGCGAGCTTTCCTGGGCGAAGCATGTCGAGCACCCGAAGGACGTCGTAAAGGTCGGCGACTTCGTCGAATGCATGATACTCTCCATTGACAACGAGAACAGGAAGCTTTCGCTCGGTCTTAAACAGGTGAAGCCCAATCCCTGGGATAATGCCGCCAAACTGTTCCCGTCCGGTACGATCATTGAATGCACCGTGAAGAAGATATTCAGGAACTATGCTGTGTTGGGCATTTCCGATGATCTCGAAGGCACCATCGATGTGAGCGATTTCGACTGGAAGAACGCCGTCGTCAATATCGACAATATCATCAAAGAGGGCGAGACGGTGAAGGTGAAGGTGCTCTCCGTCGATGGCACTGCGCGGAAGATAAAGCTCGGCATCAAGCATCTTTCCGAGAACCCGTGGGCGGAGTTCAAGAAGGCGCATCCCATCGGTTCGCCCATTGACGGTGTCGTGGTGAACGTCATCGAAAGCGGTGCTATCGTGAAGCTTACCGACGATATCGAAGGTTTCGTCCACGTATCGCAGCTCGATGTGAAGCGCACCGAGAACGCCGCGGACGCGGTGAAAGTGGGAGAGACGTACTCGTTCTCCATAAAGGCGATAGAAGCGGACAAACGCCGCGTGTCGCTCTCTCGCAAGGATTATTTCAACGCGATGGAAAAGAAGGACGCGGAAAAATACCTGTCCAAGGTGGACCCGAACACCATGACGTATTCATTCGCGGATAAGCTTAAGCATCTCGAGAAGTGA
- a CDS encoding prephenate dehydrogenase, translating to MFSRIAIVGLGLLGGSFALAMKKRFPGTRITAVGRSEQKLRPAVVSGMVDDVTASRTEGVVNAQLVVIGTPAASVAAVLAEIAPFIAPGTLITDFASTKKEIVAAGDDIGFPNAMFVGCHPIAGSEKTGFEHAAVDLFTDKTIVVTPTKHTKPEAVQLLTALWKDLSARPVLMSPEEHDRKLAVTSHLVHLAASALTATVSREDAFTPLIGSGFLDTTRVAKGDETMWTDIVKTNGSDILSALSRFKCEVNEIERMITEHEYDALFAYLKGVRVFRERI from the coding sequence ATGTTCTCACGCATAGCGATCGTAGGTCTTGGCCTGCTCGGCGGGTCGTTCGCGCTCGCGATGAAGAAGCGATTCCCCGGTACGCGCATAACGGCCGTCGGACGCAGCGAACAGAAACTGCGGCCGGCGGTAGTGAGCGGCATGGTCGATGATGTCACCGCATCGCGCACTGAAGGCGTTGTGAACGCACAGCTTGTTGTCATCGGAACACCGGCGGCAAGCGTTGCGGCAGTGCTCGCCGAGATAGCTCCGTTCATCGCTCCGGGAACGCTCATCACCGATTTTGCGAGCACGAAGAAAGAGATCGTCGCCGCGGGGGATGACATCGGTTTTCCCAACGCGATGTTCGTCGGGTGCCATCCCATCGCCGGGAGCGAGAAGACCGGTTTCGAGCATGCAGCGGTCGATCTTTTCACGGACAAGACCATAGTCGTAACGCCGACGAAGCATACGAAGCCCGAAGCGGTGCAGTTACTTACGGCCCTTTGGAAAGATCTCTCGGCCCGCCCGGTACTGATGAGTCCGGAGGAGCACGACAGGAAACTCGCCGTAACGAGCCATCTTGTGCATCTTGCGGCAAGCGCGCTTACCGCCACCGTGAGCCGCGAGGATGCGTTCACGCCGCTCATCGGGAGCGGATTTCTCGACACGACGCGGGTCGCCAAGGGCGATGAAACGATGTGGACCGATATTGTAAAAACGAACGGTTCTGATATACTTTCGGCGCTTTCACGGTTCAAATGTGAAGTGAACGAGATCGAACGGATGATCACTGAACATGAGTATGACGCGCTTTTCGCTTATCTGAAGGGCGTGCGCGTTTTCCGGGAACGGATATGA
- the aroF gene encoding 3-deoxy-7-phosphoheptulonate synthase, with the protein MIIVLKPNTSKEEVDHIMKKIESLGLKAHFSKGETTSIIGVIGDESKLSEQPIDAISGVEKVMPVLKPYKMASREFKASRTVITVGDKKIGGAAFTVIAGPCSVENEEGMIRIAKELKARGAHFLRGGAFKPRTSPYAFQGLGRRGLEILAEARKVTGLGICTEVMDVRDVELVASFADIVQIGARNTQNFNLLKEVGSAKKPILLKRGFAVTIEEFLMSAEYILANGNPDVILCERGIRTFETATRNTLDINAVPVMKDLSHLPVFTDPSHATGKRKYVAATAYASMAAGADGVMIEAHTDPESALTDGAQTVNCEEFSEIMATLSRIAPAVGRTLS; encoded by the coding sequence ATGATAATAGTACTCAAACCGAACACCAGCAAAGAAGAAGTCGATCACATAATGAAGAAGATCGAGTCGCTGGGGCTCAAGGCGCATTTTTCAAAGGGCGAAACGACGTCCATCATCGGCGTCATCGGCGACGAATCGAAGCTCTCCGAGCAGCCTATCGATGCCATATCAGGCGTCGAGAAAGTGATGCCGGTGCTCAAACCCTACAAGATGGCCTCGCGTGAGTTCAAGGCCTCGCGCACCGTCATAACCGTCGGCGATAAGAAGATCGGCGGCGCGGCGTTCACGGTGATCGCCGGTCCCTGCAGCGTCGAGAACGAAGAAGGGATGATACGCATCGCGAAAGAACTGAAGGCACGCGGGGCGCATTTTCTCCGCGGGGGGGCGTTCAAACCGCGCACATCGCCGTATGCGTTCCAGGGGCTCGGCAGGCGCGGGCTTGAGATACTCGCAGAAGCGCGAAAGGTCACGGGCCTCGGCATATGCACCGAAGTGATGGACGTACGCGATGTGGAACTGGTCGCATCGTTCGCCGATATCGTTCAGATTGGTGCGCGCAATACGCAGAACTTCAATCTCCTCAAGGAAGTAGGGAGCGCGAAAAAACCCATCCTTCTCAAGCGCGGCTTCGCAGTTACGATAGAGGAATTCCTCATGAGCGCTGAATACATACTTGCCAACGGCAACCCGGATGTGATACTCTGTGAACGCGGGATTCGGACGTTCGAAACGGCCACGCGCAACACGCTCGACATCAATGCCGTGCCGGTGATGAAGGACCTCTCGCATCTGCCCGTGTTCACCGATCCCTCGCATGCGACGGGAAAACGAAAGTACGTCGCTGCAACGGCGTATGCATCCATGGCGGCGGGGGCCGACGGCGTCATGATAGAAGCGCATACCGATCCTGAGAGCGCGCTCACGGACGGCGCCCAGACGGTGAACTGCGAAGAGTTCTCCGAGATCATGGCGACACTTTCCCGCATAGCACCCGCGGTCGGAAGGACGCTTTCATAA